One stretch of Nocardia mangyaensis DNA includes these proteins:
- a CDS encoding CoA transferase, with protein MTRPALGLPPVFTALPMASVHAGVHGASAAVSALVGRDRDGCGDQIEVPLASCLSVAPGSALLDLDDQQHRYDVPPLARPVRMLLPTLRGVASRPDPRSQAELATAARALIPPLMDSYRCADDQLPYLFAMDHDRIPHTPLRTLEIAEAATRIGLTTQDPYRVATTDNLHDAAGLSFALRRTLCTLIAQRLAARPADVWEELLGNAGVPCAVQRTTDQWRAHPAVIPYRQVCFVG; from the coding sequence GTGACTCGCCCCGCCCTGGGCCTGCCGCCGGTCTTCACCGCACTGCCGATGGCCTCAGTCCATGCCGGGGTACACGGGGCATCGGCCGCTGTGTCCGCGCTGGTCGGTCGCGACCGAGATGGTTGCGGCGACCAGATCGAAGTCCCCCTCGCGTCCTGCCTGTCGGTCGCACCGGGAAGCGCACTCCTGGATCTCGACGACCAGCAACACCGCTACGACGTGCCGCCGCTCGCACGTCCTGTCAGGATGCTGCTGCCGACACTACGAGGTGTGGCGTCGCGCCCAGACCCCCGGTCTCAGGCCGAGCTCGCCACAGCGGCCCGCGCCTTGATCCCGCCACTGATGGACTCCTATCGCTGTGCCGACGATCAGCTGCCCTACCTGTTCGCCATGGATCACGACCGAATCCCGCACACGCCGCTGCGCACCCTCGAAATCGCCGAGGCCGCAACGAGAATCGGGCTCACCACACAGGACCCGTATCGGGTCGCCACCACCGACAACCTCCACGACGCCGCCGGCCTGTCGTTCGCGCTGCGCCGAACATTGTGCACCCTCATCGCACAGCGCCTGGCGGCGCGACCCGCCGACGTATGGGAAGAACTGCTCGGCAACGCCGGGGTTCCCTGCGCCGTGCAGCGAACCACAGATCAATGGCGCGCACACCCCGCCGTGATCCCGTACCGGCAGGTATGTTTCGTCGGCTAG
- a CDS encoding CoA transferase, producing MGATVGRIDTPANAPLSPALDIALNHHKRPPEHRSADRRRAADVITRADIVLDNNRPGLLPELGIDLERLRDGDERPIWVSMPGFASTDPEFAGTPGWEILIGATCGMFTDTA from the coding sequence TTGGGCGCCACGGTCGGTCGCATCGACACACCTGCCAATGCCCCACTTTCACCTGCCCTGGACATCGCGTTGAACCATCACAAACGCCCACCTGAACATCGATCTGCTGACCGCCGACGCGCTGCGGACGTGATCACGCGCGCCGACATCGTCCTGGACAACAACCGGCCCGGGCTCCTTCCCGAACTCGGCATCGACCTCGAACGGTTGCGCGATGGCGACGAGCGACCGATCTGGGTCAGCATGCCGGGATTCGCGTCCACCGACCCCGAATTCGCCGGCACTCCCGGTTGGGAGATCCTCATCGGGGCCACCTGCGGGATGTTCACCGATACAGCGTGA
- a CDS encoding carboxymuconolactone decarboxylase family protein → MSDPVRILPLEPPYEPDVEQLLAKWMPPGTDVTPLALFRTLAIHPELATRMRPLGAGILGSRLIDPLLREVMISRTCARCSAEYEWGVHAVAFGGPLGLTAAQLRSTVHGDPHDNCWDPRQRGVLRLADELHDTSTVSDDLFAELGTLFDHRQILELTATAGWYHTIAYLIGVARVAPEPWAASFPAPTAPIAGQQ, encoded by the coding sequence ATGTCCGATCCCGTCAGAATTCTCCCCCTTGAACCCCCGTACGAGCCCGACGTCGAGCAGTTGCTGGCCAAGTGGATGCCTCCAGGTACCGACGTGACCCCGCTGGCACTGTTCCGCACACTGGCCATCCACCCCGAATTGGCGACACGGATGCGCCCCCTCGGCGCAGGCATCCTCGGCAGCCGGTTGATCGACCCACTGCTGCGCGAAGTCATGATCTCTCGCACATGCGCGCGATGCTCGGCCGAGTACGAATGGGGCGTGCACGCCGTGGCATTCGGTGGTCCGCTCGGACTCACCGCCGCCCAACTACGTTCCACCGTGCACGGTGACCCCCACGACAACTGCTGGGACCCCCGGCAGCGCGGTGTTCTCCGGCTGGCCGACGAACTCCACGACACCAGCACGGTGTCCGATGACCTGTTCGCCGAACTGGGCACCTTGTTCGACCATCGCCAGATCCTGGAACTCACCGCGACAGCGGGCTGGTATCACACCATCGCCTATCTCATCGGGGTTGCCCGGGTGGCTCCCGAACCATGGGCAGCATCGTTCCCCGCACCCACCGCGCCGATAGCCGGACAACAATGA
- a CDS encoding winged helix-turn-helix transcriptional regulator encodes MALLDLLGRRWAMRIIWELRADELTFRQLQQRCDSISATGLNARLHELRDAEIIENGPNGYRLSGEGRELLQAYEPLGTWARRWASRQQDRFRSAQ; translated from the coding sequence ATGGCTCTGCTGGATCTTCTGGGCAGGCGATGGGCGATGCGAATCATCTGGGAACTGCGCGCCGACGAACTCACCTTCCGGCAACTGCAGCAACGTTGCGACAGCATTTCGGCCACCGGGCTCAACGCCAGGCTCCACGAACTACGTGACGCCGAGATCATCGAAAACGGCCCGAATGGCTACCGGCTCTCGGGTGAGGGCCGAGAATTGTTGCAAGCTTACGAACCGCTGGGTACCTGGGCCCGGCGATGGGCGAGTCGTCAGCAGGATCGCTTTCGAAGCGCGCAGTGA
- a CDS encoding GMC oxidoreductase, whose protein sequence is MPAFSRRSLLGGVAAAGALALGARSVGSAAPAAAQPGTVPLTREEHRVVVIGSGFGGGVSALRLAQAGVPVTVLERGLRWPTGPNAETFPRASSPDKRLLWYRSSPNLFGRPMIFEPYTGLVEAVPGVNMTALCAAGVGGGSLVYQGMSLQPTREVFDTHFPAELDWALMDRVHYPRVARMLKLAEAPDELVASENYRAARVFAERVQRAGMPLSKIPMPIDWDFALAELRGEMKPSYTNGDGAMGVNNGGKHSVDVTYIAAAEATGRVTVETLHEVTDVERGTDGRWIVHVLRLDTTGAVVENKILTAGTLIMAAGSLNTTRLLVRAGAKGLIPDLPDGLGQGWGTNADRIYVWTDPSAEFGAPQGGPVVYGSKNWGDPRSAHTVIQASLPPLSLDPRSTMMVGFGVSDGRGTFAYDSGRDDAILHWPSAGDSDIQNNHIDPAVRRIAGPEGILLDTNALFPSTWHPLGGASMGAVCDFDGRVHDQPGLYVLDGALMPGNTAACNPSMTIAAVAERALDNIVARDIGTLI, encoded by the coding sequence ATGCCCGCATTCTCGCGCCGCTCCCTGCTGGGCGGTGTTGCCGCTGCTGGTGCCTTAGCTCTGGGCGCACGTTCGGTCGGTTCGGCTGCCCCGGCCGCCGCGCAGCCCGGCACCGTCCCGCTGACGCGGGAAGAGCACAGGGTCGTGGTCATCGGCTCGGGATTCGGTGGCGGCGTCAGTGCCCTGCGACTGGCGCAGGCGGGGGTGCCGGTGACGGTGCTCGAACGCGGACTGCGCTGGCCCACCGGCCCCAACGCCGAAACCTTCCCCCGGGCCTCATCTCCGGACAAGCGACTACTCTGGTATCGCTCCAGCCCGAACCTGTTCGGTCGCCCCATGATCTTCGAGCCCTATACCGGCCTGGTCGAAGCCGTGCCGGGAGTGAACATGACCGCCCTGTGCGCGGCGGGCGTCGGCGGTGGCTCCCTGGTTTACCAGGGGATGTCACTGCAGCCCACCCGGGAAGTCTTCGACACCCACTTCCCGGCCGAACTCGACTGGGCGCTGATGGACCGGGTGCACTATCCGCGGGTGGCCAGAATGCTGAAACTGGCCGAGGCTCCCGACGAGCTGGTCGCGAGCGAGAACTACCGCGCAGCAAGAGTTTTCGCCGAACGTGTACAGCGGGCCGGTATGCCGCTGTCGAAGATCCCCATGCCCATCGACTGGGATTTCGCGCTCGCCGAACTGCGCGGGGAGATGAAACCGTCCTACACCAACGGTGACGGGGCGATGGGCGTGAACAACGGCGGCAAGCATTCGGTCGACGTCACCTACATCGCGGCCGCCGAGGCCACCGGTCGGGTGACCGTCGAGACCCTGCACGAGGTGACCGACGTCGAACGCGGCACCGACGGCCGGTGGATCGTGCACGTGCTGCGCCTGGACACCACCGGTGCGGTGGTCGAGAACAAGATCCTCACCGCGGGCACCCTGATCATGGCCGCGGGCAGCCTCAACACGACCCGCCTGCTGGTTCGCGCGGGCGCCAAGGGGCTGATCCCCGATCTACCCGACGGCCTCGGCCAGGGCTGGGGGACCAATGCCGACCGGATCTACGTCTGGACCGACCCGTCGGCCGAATTCGGTGCGCCCCAAGGCGGTCCGGTGGTCTACGGCAGCAAGAACTGGGGCGATCCGCGTTCCGCGCATACCGTCATCCAGGCGTCCCTGCCGCCGCTGTCGCTGGACCCGCGCAGCACCATGATGGTCGGCTTCGGAGTCAGCGACGGCCGCGGCACCTTCGCCTACGACTCGGGTCGCGACGACGCGATCCTGCACTGGCCCTCCGCCGGCGACAGCGACATCCAGAACAATCACATCGACCCCGCAGTGCGCCGCATCGCCGGACCCGAGGGCATTCTCCTCGATACCAACGCGCTGTTCCCGTCCACCTGGCACCCCTTGGGTGGGGCGAGCATGGGCGCGGTCTGCGACTTCGACGGCCGTGTGCACGACCAACCCGGGCTCTATGTCCTCGACGGTGCGCTGATGCCCGGTAACACTGCGGCCTGCAACCCGTCGATGACCATCGCCGCGGTCGCCGAACGGGCATTGGACAATATCGTCGCCCGCGATATCGGCACCCTCATCTGA
- a CDS encoding GDSL-type esterase/lipase family protein, with amino-acid sequence MTVNNQTFRMVITPHLGGTQVRVRLTNRFGLTPVTFDTVSVADQVSGASAANITPVLFDGKPSTTLAAGADVLSDPVPFTAASFRPLAVSIHVADPVGPPTKHWNANATSYYSPAGSGDLTGQPDPTGFTATTNAWFYVNALDVLAPAETSAIVAFGDSITDGFVGTTPAAVPADRAVADTNGRYPDFLQRRLDDARIPVSVVNAGIGSNRLLTSGEPLLLGPSGLSRFERDVLDQAGVSGVLVQEGINDLGLPPHADAASMIAGYEQLITTARRHGKKIWIGTLLPSSDAVVNGVVLAPRSETDRQQINTWIRSQTLADGIVDFDAALRDPADPAVLQDVYASPDRLHPNPAGYRAMADTIQLSMLAEARSPAC; translated from the coding sequence ATGACCGTGAACAATCAAACCTTCCGTATGGTCATCACCCCGCATCTGGGCGGAACGCAGGTACGGGTTCGTCTGACGAACCGATTCGGTCTCACACCGGTCACCTTCGACACCGTCAGCGTCGCTGATCAGGTGTCAGGGGCGAGCGCAGCGAACATCACGCCGGTGCTGTTCGACGGAAAGCCCTCGACCACGCTCGCTGCCGGAGCCGATGTCCTCAGCGACCCGGTGCCGTTCACTGCCGCCTCGTTCAGACCGCTGGCGGTCAGTATCCACGTCGCCGACCCGGTCGGTCCGCCGACCAAACACTGGAATGCCAACGCCACCTCCTACTATTCCCCCGCCGGTAGCGGCGACCTGACAGGACAACCCGACCCCACGGGGTTCACCGCCACGACCAACGCCTGGTTCTATGTCAACGCCCTGGATGTGCTCGCACCCGCCGAAACAAGTGCCATCGTCGCGTTCGGCGACTCCATCACCGACGGCTTCGTCGGTACCACCCCGGCCGCTGTCCCGGCCGACCGCGCGGTGGCCGACACCAATGGGCGCTACCCGGACTTCCTTCAACGCCGGCTCGACGACGCGCGTATTCCCGTCTCGGTCGTCAACGCCGGAATCGGCAGCAACCGCCTCTTGACCAGCGGTGAACCGCTGCTTCTCGGTCCCAGTGGCCTTTCCCGGTTCGAACGCGACGTACTCGACCAGGCCGGAGTCAGCGGAGTCCTTGTCCAAGAGGGCATCAACGACCTCGGCTTGCCCCCACACGCCGACGCGGCATCGATGATCGCGGGATATGAGCAACTGATCACCACGGCGCGCCGGCACGGCAAGAAGATCTGGATCGGCACCCTGCTGCCATCCTCCGACGCTGTTGTCAACGGTGTCGTGTTGGCCCCACGCAGCGAGACCGACCGTCAGCAGATCAACACCTGGATACGTAGCCAAACCCTCGCCGACGGCATCGTCGACTTCGACGCCGCCCTCCGTGACCCGGCCGACCCCGCTGTCCTTCAGGACGTCTATGCCAGTCCGGACCGTCTACACCCCAACCCTGCCGGCTATCGGGCAATGGCGGATACGATCCAGCTGTCCATGCTGGCGGAGGCTCGTTCCCCCGCCTGCTGA